A portion of the Cryptomeria japonica chromosome 5, Sugi_1.0, whole genome shotgun sequence genome contains these proteins:
- the LOC131036517 gene encoding auxin response factor 2A-like, translating to MCQQSNIPSSVISSGRMQIAVLAAASHAISSRTKFSVYYKPRNSPSEFIIPYDQYVEAMNSNFLVGMRFRMRIEGEAAPEQRFTGTIIEIGDSDPLRWPGSKWRYLKVQWDAISAIPQPERVSPWKIEPALTQSEINPLPKAKNKRSRPNVLPPKQDLSVLDKALIDSTQLQRFNTMVLQGQEVMTSGGSLDENKVDSVPRTVVWYPKLDDVETKSVFSQGRLVSVNWIPLQRHDSAYGDSFPSSQGIGEMQELCGSYTNRIAEDPQQIKFSSKPFQEMNESNQKQYLTSMAPSPKTGGYVKWNGFNAYPHLSNLGMEASGKRKMHMMPCHSEVSGAHGGVDINLMRNMQANKHGTTEHQPGFPSREASKDKRVDVVSGPANNNRKLSSRHLIDFFPSSETNPSKNRDSVNEEDLQVSAHAPKEFLSQFSEVDQQLEPRRLIKSPTSAMSCEQQTSSWIPLQEIQCRAHRRSCTKVHKQGSALGRALDLTKFVGYKELFHELEVMFNFEGQLEDPSKGWQLVYTDDEGDMMLVGDDPWQEFCSIVRKIYIYKREEVEKMTPGAPNLEFRRESEEQPITSEISTLAATDARQS from the exons ATGTGTCAGCAAAGTAACATTCCATCCTCAGTTATATCCAGTGGCAGAATGCAGATTGCTGTCCTTGCAGCTGCGTCACATGCCATTTCAAGTAGGACTAAGTTTAGTGTCTACTACAAGCCAAG AAATAGCCCGTCAGAATTCATTATTCCTTATGACCAATACGTGGAGGCCATGAACAGTAATTTCTTAGTTGGCATGAGATTCAGGATGAGAATTGAGGGAGAAGCAGCTCCGGAGCAACG ATTTACTGGTACTATCATTGAAATAGGTGATTCTGATCCCCTGAGGTGGCCGGGTTCGAAGTGGAGATACCTCAAG GTACAATGGGATGCAATATCAGCTATTCCACAACCAGAGAGGGTCTCACCATGGAAAATAGAACCTGCCTTGACCCAGTCAGAAATTAATCCTCTGCCGAAAGCCAAAAACAAGAGATCCCGGCCGAATGTACTGCCTCCAAAACAAGATTTGTCAGTTCTCG ATAAGGCATTAATTGATTCTACACAGTTGCAAAGATTTAATACAATGGTCTTGCAAGGTCAAGAAGTCATGACCTCGGGAGGATCTTTGGATGAAAATAAGGTTGACAGTGTTCCGAGGACAGTTGTGTGGTATCCAAAACTAGATGATGTCGAAACAAAAAGTGTATTCTCTCAAGGAAGATTGGTTTCTGTAAATTGGATCCCACTGCAAAGGCATGACTCAGCATATGGAGACTCGTTTCCCAGTTCTCAGGGCATTGGTGAAATGCAAGAACTTTGTGGATCATATACTAATCGTATTGCGGAAGATCCACAACAAATAAAGTTTTCCAGTAAACCATTTCAGGAAATGAATGAGTCTAATCAGAAACAATATCTAACATCAATGGCGCCATCTCCCAAAACCGGTGGATATGTGAAGTGGAATGGCTTCAATGCGTACCCACATTTGTCAAACTTGGGAATGGAAGCATCCGGAAAACGGAAAATGCATATGATGCCATGCCATTCAGAAGTTTCAGGGGCACATGGTGGTGTTGACATAAATTTAATGAGAAACATGCAAGCTAATAAACATGGAACAACAGAGCATCAGCCTGGTTTTCCTTCACGGGAAGCTTCTAAGGATAAGAGAGTTGATGTCGTTTCAGGCCCTGCAAACAATAATCGCAAATTATCTAGTCGTCATTTGATTGACTTTTTCCCAAGCAGTGAGACAAATCCATCAAAAAATAGAGATTCTGTCAACGAGGAAGACCTACAAGTTTCTGCTCATGCCCCAAAAGAATTTCTTTCACAATTCTCCGAGGTTGACCAACAATTGGAGCCAAGAAGGCTGATCAAGTCTCCTACATCTGCTATGAGCTGTGAGCAACAAACATCATCTTGGATACCATTACAAGAAATACAGTGCAGAGCTCACAGAAGAAGCTGTACTAAG GTACATAAACAGGGTAGTGCTCTTGGGCGAGCTCTGGATCTTACAAAATTTGTAGGATACAAAGAGCTCTTCCATGAGCTTGAGGTGATGTTCAATTTTGAAGGACAACTGGAGGATCCAAGCAAAGGCTGGCAACTTGTCTACACAGATGATGAGGGAGATATGATGCTTGTAGGAGATGATCCGTGGCA GGAGTTTTGCAGCATTGTACGTAAGATTTATATATATAAACGAGAGGAGGTTGAGAAAATGACCCCCGGTGCCCCTAATTTGGAGTTCAGGAGAGAGAGTGAAGAACAACCAATCACAAGCGAAATTTCTACTCTTGCCGCCACTGATGCTCGACAAAGTTAA